TCTCTTTTTTATATCAATATATATTACTTTTCTTTGACTATTTTCTGTTTTTGGTAAATCTACAGATAAAATACCATCTTCAAATTTCGCCTCAATATTATCTTCATCATCTTTTTTTCTTACTTTAATAAAAATTTATCACAATAAACTTTCGTATGAATTAATGTAAATGCTACAATTAATTGTATACATTGAAATTGGAGTGCGATTATGACCTTCTATGATTTTATTCAAACATTTCGTGATGATAACACCCCTTTAGGAAAATTAGCTCATTGGATAGAAAAAGATGATTTTTTTCCTAAAGATGAAACTGCTGGCCATAATATATTAGAATACTTTCAAAGTTTGC
The Staphylococcus kloosii genome window above contains:
- a CDS encoding Hsp20 family protein is translated as MFIKVRKKDDEDNIEAKFEDGILSVDLPKTENSQRKVIYIDIKKRSENIFTSLFYGFKKRVSSCLNSI
- a CDS encoding YozE family protein; the encoded protein is MTFYDFIQTFRDDNTPLGKLAHWIEKDDFFPKDETAGHNILEYFQSLHNLEHEIIQLKGR